The Coregonus clupeaformis isolate EN_2021a chromosome 35, ASM2061545v1, whole genome shotgun sequence genome includes the window TGGCATTTTGTTCTTCCTTCCAGCGCGTTGGAGCGCAACAATTGCGCATGTGAGTGGTTTGGTCAGAGCGCTGGGCGTCATCATATCGGTGGAACTCACTGCCATAAAACAAAAGCAAAGTCCATTTGGGATTTGTCATGCTGTCCCATTGAGGAAGTTCAATAATCTACAATGGATATGCTGAGAGAAGTTATTAGGCTTCTGTATAGTCCTAGGTTACAAGTTGCTAAATGATGGAATGGCAATGACAGAGACCATATATAGTCAAAATAGGCTCAATGAATTGTGCATCTATATCTCCAGTAGGCTTTTATTAATAAAATGTAATGAGGTCATAAAACAGGACAGTGGCCATACCTGGCTGGGCGCGCTTTTGAAGTCATGCGCAAAAAAGAAAGCCGCATTAATCTCAGGTGGCCTATAGTACTCCATTCCAGTAAATGGCAGTATCGCCATtgacatactctaggtcagacacgccgagagtagtgattctagtcgggtgggcgggtgcaagcagcattcggttgaagagcatgcatttagttttactagtgtttaagagcaattggaggctatggaaggagtgctgtatggcattgaagctcgtttggaggtttgttaacacagtgtccaatgaagggccagatgtatacaaaatggtgtaatctgcttagaggtggatctgagagtcaccagcagcaagagcgacatcattgatatacacagagaatagagtcggcccgagaattgaaccctgtggcacctccatagagactgccagaggtccagacaacaggccccccgatttgacacattgaactctatctgagaagtagttggtgaaccaggcgaggcagtcatttgagaaaccaaggctatttagtcttccattaagaatgcggtgattgacagagtcgaaagccttggccaggtcgatgaagatggctgcacagtactgtcttttattgatcacggttataatatcgtttaggaccttgagcgtggctgaggtgcacccatgaccagctcggaaaccagattgcatagcagaAAAGGTATGGTGAGATTCGAAATGGTcgttgatctgtttgttaacttggctttcaaatacttcgAAAggtagggcaggatggatataggtctgtaacagtttggatctagagtgtcaccccctttgaagagggggatgaccggggcagctttccaatctctggggatctcagaccatatgaaagagaggttgaacaggctagtaataggggttgcgacaatttcggcagctaattttagaaagaaagggtctagattgtctagcccagctgatttgtaggggtccagattttgcagctctttcagaacattagctatctgaatttgggtgaaggagaagcggagggggcatgggcaagttgcagcggtgggacacagccagttgaataagacattaaatgtgataggaaagcatccaacaggaaagtgtgattattgtcaggaaacagagaccgtggagcatgtattgctacagtgtgggcagtatcagagggaaagaaagaggatgagatctagtatgagggagaaggggatacaggaaattagtttaaatagtatattgagtagaacgtcattatatatagtctcaaatattttgttatattttttaagAGGAACGGGGCTGGTAGGTAGGATTTagattctccctgtctctggctcacactccagtacagtaggtggcggtaatgcaccataacgttggatgccaaccgccgataaacccccactgaagaagaagaagaataagaaGACACAACGAAATGTGCCTTGGTTATGGCACTGTCAGAGCACACAAAAGTCACTCAGCCACTCAACATGGAATGACAGCTGGGAAACTTACTCCACTACAACCAGTCTCACGGCAAGAAACTTGACCACCGTTTGTTTGAACGGGGTGGACTGCGGTCGCTGACCGATGATTGATTTGGCTTTAGTACTAGCTCGAAGGTCTGCGGCCCTAAAGAATCAGAGATGTCCGACAATGGCGCCTCGGCGATCAGCCTTCTGTCGTATGAAACACTGGTACACGCCGTGGCAGGTGCAGTGGTAAGGACATCTCAACGTAGTTTGCCTATACATGAACAGTCATTTTATAATAAGACTGCCAAAACGTTCGAATAGCTACACTGAAATGTCACAACCAGTGCCACTAGCTAGTTTGTTAGTTAGCATACTGTGTCAGATTGTATCAACTTTGTGAATTTGTCGTGTAACTTAGGTTTAACGATCTCATAATGCATTTGTTTCTAGGGTAGCATAACGGCGATGTCTGTCTTCTTTCCTTTGGATACAGCAAGGATCAGACTTCAGGGTGAGTTTTAGAGTAATTGATTATTAGCAGTCAGTATATACCACCATCTTTGTTGTCAGCGTGGCCATACTTGTCTGCTATAACGTTGGACTGCACCCAAGGGTCAGTGAGTTCACAAGGAGATGCGTGATGGATATATAGAAGTGGAAACATTGACAAGAGAGACCTTACCACTGCATGAGCATACCAGAGCTGCAGACTACTTACAATGTTACAATAATGCAAGAAGGATAACAATGCCTTTTCTGCCTTCGTTTTCTGTTGCAGTGGATGAGAATCGGAAGTCCAAATCCACTGTCATTCTCCTGGCTGAAATAGCAAAGGAGGAAGGCCTGTGAGTATTGTATGGAACTGTACACATACTTTACTACAATTTATAATCCACCGTAGTTTGATTTGAGTAGTCGACTGGAAAGGCAAGCTGGCCTCGTACCACTGTGCCTTTGTACCCATAGATCCAGAATGGAGTAGTAGAATGGATATTCCTTTCAGTTCAAAGCAATGTTCCATGATATGTCCATTCCACCCATTGTATATCTATGACTACTTTTATGTGtcgggccaggagtttttcccagTCAGATCACATGCACAGGAAAAACTCCTTGTCCTGGGTTCCCATGGCCCAACGACTAACTATGCTGATtttcctggtctctctcctctcccctcccaggtTGTCTCTGTACAGAGGCTGGTTCCCAGTCATTTCCAGTCTGTGCTGCTCCAACTTTGTCTACTTTTACACCTTCAACACGCTGAAGCAAGTCATGGTGGGTAACCAGGGCCGGTCCAGACCAGGCAAAGACCTCCTCATGGGCTTCATCTCAGGTAGGAGGACCAAACAGAGACCTTTTAGTGGTAATGGCCAAATTGTCACTGTCAACCATTTCAAACCTACTGACACCTATTTAGATGGACTCTAAGTCATTGTTGCAGTTATATTAAGGAAGGGGAGTCTAAGAGGCGATAAACCGAGAGATGAATTGAAGAAAGCAGATTTGACCTCCATATTGAAATGTATTGAAATGTCTCTCTGTTGCCTGTGTTTTGTTTCTCCCCCAGGGGCAGTGAACGTGCTCCTGACCACGCCCATGTGGGTGGTCAACACCCGGCTCAAGCTGCAGGGGGCAAAGTTCCGGAACGAAGACCTCCAGCAGACCCACTACAGAGGCATCtttggtgtgtgtttgtctgtttttgCTATTCACTTTTCTCTTTTCAGTACCAATACAATTTTGACTTACTATCATCATACAATGTGTGTTTTCCATTGCAGATGCTTTCTCGCAGATCATAGCCAGCGAGGGAGTGGGGACTCTTTGGAACGGTACACTGCCT containing:
- the LOC121551382 gene encoding peroxisomal membrane protein PMP34-like, which codes for MSDNGASAISLLSYETLVHAVAGAVGSITAMSVFFPLDTARIRLQVDENRKSKSTVILLAEIAKEEGLLSLYRGWFPVISSLCCSNFVYFYTFNTLKQVMVGNQGRSRPGKDLLMGFISGAVNVLLTTPMWVVNTRLKLQGAKFRNEDLQQTHYRGIFDAFSQIIASEGVGTLWNGTLPSLVLVFNPAVVFMFYEAMKRRAGRGGRKITSAEIFLIGAVAKAIATTATYPLQTVQAILRFGQHKAEGKGGLLGSLRNIVYLLMDRIKRHGVLGLYKGLEAKLLQTVLTAALMFVVYEKITAATFKVMGINKKLKH